In Methylobacterium aquaticum, the following are encoded in one genomic region:
- a CDS encoding LysR family transcriptional regulator: protein MAHPQVLRDMALFVEVAKRKSFSQAAVALDVPISSLSRRITQFETSIGLRLLDRTTRKIVLTPHGEVYYEQATRLVEEAQRTFDELIAQAKGPIGLLKIAAPPDPWVLNHLSVVAGDYALRYAEVRVHLDLWPHLVDLAQEGYDLALSVGAPRETSMITRKVAQLETGLFAAPDYLDRAGRPETPADLERHQAVMVAPSASGSASPGIWSLERDDEAVSTSVARTVSSNSQGMARRLATSGHGIGLLQVIDVEQDVEAGRLERVLPEWRSPPNPVYIVTTSRLVPAKTRSFIAFASRRLAEQLAPRGVTLDEAELAALYDLQEA from the coding sequence TTGGCCCACCCGCAAGTCCTTCGCGACATGGCGCTCTTCGTCGAGGTTGCGAAGCGGAAGAGCTTCAGCCAGGCCGCTGTGGCGCTCGACGTGCCGATCTCGTCCCTCTCCCGCCGCATCACCCAGTTCGAGACCTCGATCGGCCTGCGCCTGCTGGACCGGACCACCCGCAAGATCGTGCTGACCCCCCATGGCGAGGTCTATTACGAGCAGGCGACCCGCCTGGTGGAGGAAGCGCAGCGGACCTTCGACGAGCTGATCGCCCAGGCCAAGGGCCCGATCGGCCTCCTCAAGATCGCGGCGCCGCCCGATCCGTGGGTCCTGAACCATCTGTCGGTCGTGGCGGGCGATTACGCGCTCCGCTACGCCGAGGTGCGGGTGCATCTCGATCTCTGGCCGCATCTCGTCGACCTCGCCCAGGAGGGCTACGACCTGGCGCTCTCCGTCGGCGCCCCGCGGGAAACCTCGATGATCACCCGCAAGGTGGCGCAGCTGGAGACCGGCCTGTTCGCGGCGCCCGACTACCTCGACCGGGCCGGCCGGCCCGAGACCCCGGCCGATCTCGAGCGGCACCAGGCGGTCATGGTGGCCCCCTCGGCATCGGGCAGCGCGTCGCCGGGGATCTGGTCGCTGGAGCGCGACGACGAGGCGGTCTCGACCTCGGTCGCCCGCACGGTCTCCAGCAACAGCCAGGGCATGGCCCGGCGCCTCGCCACGTCGGGGCACGGGATCGGCCTTCTCCAGGTCATCGACGTCGAACAGGACGTGGAGGCGGGCCGCCTGGAGCGGGTCCTGCCCGAGTGGCGCAGCCCGCCGAACCCGGTCTACATCGTCACGACCTCGCGGCTCGTGCCGGCCAAGACCCGCAGCTTCATCGCCTTCGCGTCGCGCCGGCTCGCCGAGCAGCTCGCGCCCCGCGGCGTCACCCTGGACGAGGCCGAACTCGCCGCCCTGTACGACCTGCAGGAGGCGTGA
- the pdxH gene encoding pyridoxamine 5'-phosphate oxidase has protein sequence MDGLTKDDFTQNPDPWGLFRQWFAEAQGAEPEDPNAMALATTDADGLPDVRIVLLKDADERGFVFYTNTLSMKGLELSANPRAALVLHWKSLRRQVRARGTVTKVDDAEADAYFATRARDSRLGAWASRQSQPLDSRETLMRAVEEVGTRFPGETVPRPPHWTGYRIAPVSIEFWQDGAYRLHDRVRFTRRGDAWEGNRLYP, from the coding sequence GTGGACGGGTTAACGAAAGATGATTTCACCCAGAACCCGGATCCCTGGGGACTGTTCCGGCAATGGTTTGCCGAGGCGCAAGGCGCCGAGCCGGAGGATCCGAACGCCATGGCGCTCGCCACCACCGACGCCGACGGGCTGCCGGACGTGCGCATCGTGCTCCTGAAGGATGCCGACGAGCGCGGATTCGTGTTCTACACCAACACCCTGTCGATGAAGGGGCTGGAGCTCTCGGCCAATCCGCGCGCCGCCCTGGTGCTGCACTGGAAGAGCCTGCGCCGCCAGGTGCGGGCGAGGGGAACCGTGACGAAGGTCGACGACGCCGAGGCCGACGCCTATTTCGCCACCCGCGCCCGCGACAGCCGCCTCGGCGCCTGGGCGAGCCGGCAGTCGCAACCCCTCGACAGCCGCGAGACCCTGATGCGGGCGGTCGAGGAGGTGGGCACGCGCTTTCCCGGCGAGACCGTGCCGCGCCCGCCCCACTGGACCGGCTACCGCATCGCCCCGGTCTCGATCGAGTTCTGGCAGGACGGCGCCTATCGCCTGCACGACCGGGTGCGCTTCACCCGGCGGGGCGACGCCTGGGAGGGCAACCGCCTGTATCCCTGA
- a CDS encoding RT0821/Lpp0805 family surface protein has translation MTLGLVVAAGALASVLAIGGCSQPLIMFAPQVDAAPPEPESTGSIEPAAPKSFGPDLSGEDWRRAKAALSVALDPQGNGQPVKWDNPDSGMRGMVNPTGLPFVKNDEICRGFLASVIGPGSNRFVRGTGCRPSGEPGN, from the coding sequence GTGACGCTCGGGCTCGTCGTCGCGGCGGGCGCCCTGGCGAGCGTCCTGGCGATCGGCGGCTGCAGCCAGCCGCTCATCATGTTCGCGCCGCAGGTCGATGCCGCGCCGCCGGAGCCGGAGAGCACCGGCAGCATCGAGCCCGCGGCACCGAAGAGCTTCGGCCCGGACCTCTCGGGCGAGGATTGGCGCCGCGCCAAGGCGGCGCTCTCCGTCGCCCTGGACCCCCAGGGCAACGGCCAGCCGGTGAAATGGGACAATCCCGATTCGGGCATGCGCGGCATGGTCAACCCGACCGGGCTGCCTTTCGTGAAGAACGACGAGATCTGCCGCGGCTTCCTGGCCTCGGTGATCGGCCCGGGCAGCAACCGCTTCGTGCGCGGCACCGGCTGCCGCCCGTCGGGGGAGCCTGGGAACTGA
- a CDS encoding methyltransferase domain-containing protein — protein sequence MSSPLLFDSALIRKRLARARRTGFADFLVARAVDDLSDRLDAVLREFPHALDLGTPVPAAATWLARSGRAGAVTRLAPVAEPGSPGVSVAVGDPEALPFADRRFDLAVSLLALQHANDLPGALVQVRRALKPDGLFVGCLLGGRTLTELRQVLTQAESEIEGGVSPRVAPFAEVRDLGGLLQRAGFALPVTDVETVTVRYGDPFGLMRDLRAMGLSNALRERRGTLRRETLMRAAGLYAERFADADGRLRATFELIWLSGWVPHESQQKPLRPGSAQARLADALGTVERKEPS from the coding sequence ATGTCCTCGCCGCTCCTGTTCGACTCCGCCCTGATCCGCAAGCGCCTCGCGCGCGCCCGCCGCACCGGCTTCGCCGATTTCCTGGTCGCGCGGGCGGTCGACGACCTGTCGGACCGCCTCGATGCGGTGCTGCGGGAGTTTCCCCACGCCCTCGACCTCGGGACCCCGGTGCCGGCGGCGGCGACCTGGCTCGCGCGGAGCGGCCGGGCCGGGGCCGTCACGCGGCTCGCCCCCGTGGCCGAGCCGGGCAGCCCCGGCGTTTCGGTCGCGGTCGGTGATCCGGAGGCCTTGCCCTTCGCGGATCGGCGCTTCGACCTCGCGGTGTCGCTGCTGGCGCTCCAGCACGCCAACGACCTCCCGGGCGCCCTGGTGCAGGTCCGCCGGGCGCTGAAGCCCGACGGGCTGTTCGTTGGCTGCCTGCTCGGCGGGCGCACCCTGACGGAGCTGCGCCAGGTGCTGACCCAGGCCGAGAGCGAGATCGAGGGGGGAGTGAGCCCGCGGGTCGCGCCCTTCGCGGAGGTGCGCGACCTCGGCGGCCTGCTCCAGCGCGCCGGCTTCGCCCTGCCGGTCACCGATGTCGAGACCGTCACGGTGCGCTACGGCGACCCGTTCGGGCTGATGCGCGACCTGCGCGCCATGGGGCTCTCCAACGCCTTGCGGGAACGCCGCGGGACCTTGCGGCGCGAGACCCTGATGCGGGCGGCCGGCCTCTATGCCGAGCGCTTCGCCGACGCGGATGGGCGCCTGCGGGCGACCTTCGAGCTGATCTGGCTGTCGGGCTGGGTGCCGCACGAGAGCCAGCAGAAGCCGCTGCGGCCGGGCAGCGCCCAGGCGCGGCTGGCCGACGCCCTCGGCACCGTCGAACGCAAGGAGCCGTCATGA
- the fabI gene encoding enoyl-ACP reductase FabI, with protein sequence MADSNRAQVQDGGQPRTGLLAGKRGLVLGVANNRSIAWGIAKSAHQHGAELAFTYQGEALKKRVEPLARELDAAVVGHCDVTDPASIDAVFEATGRHFPEGIDFVIHCIAFSDKDELTGRYIETSEANFTKSLLISCYSFTAVAQRAEKLMRNGGSLLTLTYYGAEKWMPHYNVMGVAKAALEASVRYLAADLGPQKIRVNAISAGPIKTLAASGIGDFRYILKWNEYNAPLRRTVTIEEVGETAAYLISDMSRGMTGEVLHVDAGYHVVGMKNPEAPDLSLDKD encoded by the coding sequence ATGGCTGACTCGAACCGGGCACAGGTACAGGATGGCGGGCAGCCCCGCACCGGGCTTCTCGCCGGCAAGCGCGGCCTCGTGCTCGGCGTCGCCAACAACCGCTCGATCGCCTGGGGCATCGCCAAGAGCGCCCACCAGCACGGCGCCGAGCTGGCCTTCACCTACCAGGGCGAGGCCCTGAAGAAGCGCGTCGAGCCGCTCGCCCGCGAACTCGATGCCGCCGTCGTCGGCCATTGCGACGTGACCGACCCGGCCTCGATCGACGCGGTCTTCGAGGCCACCGGCCGGCATTTCCCGGAAGGGATCGACTTCGTCATCCACTGCATCGCCTTCTCGGACAAGGACGAGCTGACCGGGCGCTACATCGAGACCAGCGAGGCGAATTTTACCAAGTCGCTGCTGATCTCCTGCTACTCGTTCACGGCGGTCGCCCAGCGCGCCGAGAAGCTGATGCGCAACGGCGGCTCGCTCCTCACGCTGACCTATTACGGCGCCGAGAAGTGGATGCCGCACTACAACGTGATGGGCGTCGCCAAGGCGGCGCTCGAGGCGTCGGTGCGCTACCTCGCGGCCGATCTCGGGCCGCAGAAGATCCGCGTCAACGCGATCTCGGCCGGGCCGATCAAGACGCTCGCCGCCTCCGGCATCGGCGATTTCCGCTACATCCTGAAGTGGAACGAGTACAACGCCCCCCTGCGGCGTACCGTGACGATCGAGGAGGTCGGCGAGACCGCCGCCTACCTGATCTCCGACATGTCCCGCGGCATGACCGGCGAGGTTCTGCACGTCGATGCCGGCTACCACGTCGTCGGCATGAAGAACCCCGAGGCGCCGGATCTCAGCCTCGACAAGGACTGA
- a CDS encoding DnaJ C-terminal domain-containing protein — translation MRNPYDVLGVSRSADEAEIKKAFRKLAKAYHPDRNKNDAKAQDRFSEVNQAYEILGDAKKREQFDRGAIDGDGKPRFTGFEGFGGGAGRGGGGFDFESMARARAGAGGGGAGGFGEDIFSHLFGEAFRSAGGAGRAAPQKGEDVAAELTVTLDQVANETKLRLNLPSGREVDAVVPKGVVDGQVIRLRGLGYPGAHGAEPGDALLTIRFAPDSRFQIEGSDLRTTAEVALEDAVLGGPIRIQTLTGAVEMKIPPMTSSGRVFRLRGKGLPKKDGTKGDLLATVAVTLPANADEALTEFARKRRAAAATS, via the coding sequence ATGCGCAACCCATACGACGTACTCGGCGTGAGCCGCTCGGCCGACGAGGCGGAGATCAAGAAGGCTTTCCGCAAGCTCGCCAAGGCCTACCACCCCGATCGCAACAAGAACGACGCCAAGGCGCAGGATCGCTTCTCCGAGGTCAACCAGGCCTACGAGATCCTGGGCGACGCCAAGAAGCGCGAGCAGTTCGACCGCGGCGCCATCGACGGCGACGGCAAGCCCCGCTTCACCGGCTTCGAGGGCTTCGGCGGCGGGGCCGGCCGCGGCGGCGGCGGATTCGACTTCGAGTCGATGGCCCGCGCCCGTGCCGGGGCGGGCGGCGGTGGGGCCGGCGGCTTCGGCGAGGACATCTTCTCGCACCTGTTCGGCGAGGCGTTCCGCTCCGCCGGCGGGGCCGGGCGCGCCGCGCCGCAGAAGGGCGAGGACGTCGCCGCCGAACTGACCGTGACCCTCGACCAGGTCGCCAACGAGACCAAGCTGCGGCTCAACCTGCCGAGCGGCCGCGAGGTCGACGCGGTGGTGCCCAAGGGCGTGGTCGACGGGCAGGTGATCCGCCTGCGCGGCCTCGGCTATCCGGGCGCCCACGGCGCCGAGCCGGGCGATGCGCTCCTGACCATCCGGTTCGCCCCCGATTCCCGCTTCCAGATCGAGGGCTCGGACCTGCGCACCACGGCGGAGGTCGCGCTCGAGGATGCGGTCCTGGGCGGGCCGATCCGGATCCAGACCCTGACCGGCGCGGTCGAGATGAAGATCCCGCCGATGACCAGCTCGGGCCGGGTCTTCCGCCTGCGCGGCAAGGGCCTGCCGAAGAAGGACGGCACGAAGGGCGACCTGCTCGCCACCGTCGCCGTGACCCTGCCGGCGAATGCCGACGAGGCCCTGACCGAGTTCGCCCGCAAGCGCCGCGCCGCCGCGGCGACGAGCTGA
- a CDS encoding pyrophosphate--fructose-6-phosphate 1-phosphotransferase, which yields MPTQKIAMLTAGGLAPCLSAAVGGLIARYTDLAPEAEIIGYRSGYKGVLLGDSLTVTPEVRAKADILLRHGGSPLGNSRIKLTNVKDCVKRGLVQEGQDPLKVAAEQLARDRVTVLHTIGGDDTNTTAADLAAYLEANGYHLTVVGLPKTIDNDVVPIRQTLGAWSAAEQGAIFAENIVNEQSANPRMLIVHEIMGRKCGWLTAATAKAYRERLDRTAFLPEFGLDRAHKEVDAVYLPELPFDIAREAERLRARLDAKDCVTVFLSEGAGLDEIVAEIEARGEVLGRDPFGHVKIDMVNVGKWFADRFAPMIGAEKSLVLKSGHFCRSAAPNADDLRLIQGMVDLAVECGLKGVSGVIGHDEDQGGRLRAIEFPRIRGGKTFDPSTPWFTALLDDIGQSHG from the coding sequence ATGCCCACGCAGAAGATCGCCATGCTCACCGCCGGCGGCCTCGCCCCCTGCCTGTCCGCGGCGGTGGGCGGGCTGATCGCCCGCTACACCGACCTCGCGCCGGAGGCCGAGATCATCGGCTACCGCAGCGGCTACAAGGGCGTGCTCCTCGGCGATTCCCTCACCGTCACCCCGGAGGTGCGGGCGAAGGCCGACATCCTCCTGCGCCACGGCGGCTCGCCGCTCGGCAACAGCCGGATCAAGCTCACCAACGTCAAGGATTGCGTGAAGCGCGGCCTCGTCCAGGAGGGGCAGGATCCCCTGAAGGTCGCGGCCGAGCAGCTCGCCCGCGACCGGGTCACGGTGCTGCACACGATCGGCGGCGACGACACCAACACCACGGCGGCCGATCTCGCGGCCTATCTCGAGGCGAACGGCTACCACCTGACCGTGGTCGGGCTGCCGAAGACCATCGACAACGACGTGGTGCCGATCCGCCAGACCCTGGGCGCCTGGAGCGCGGCGGAGCAGGGGGCGATCTTCGCCGAGAACATCGTCAACGAGCAGAGCGCCAACCCGCGCATGCTGATCGTCCACGAGATCATGGGCCGCAAATGCGGCTGGCTCACCGCCGCGACGGCCAAGGCCTATCGCGAGCGCCTGGACCGGACCGCCTTCCTGCCGGAATTCGGTCTCGACCGGGCGCACAAGGAGGTGGATGCGGTCTACCTGCCGGAACTGCCCTTCGACATCGCACGCGAGGCCGAGCGGCTGCGGGCGCGGCTCGATGCCAAGGACTGCGTCACGGTCTTCCTCAGCGAGGGGGCCGGCCTGGACGAGATCGTGGCCGAGATCGAGGCGCGCGGCGAAGTGCTGGGCCGGGACCCGTTCGGCCACGTCAAGATCGACATGGTCAATGTCGGCAAGTGGTTCGCCGACCGCTTCGCGCCGATGATCGGGGCGGAGAAGAGCCTGGTGCTGAAATCCGGCCATTTCTGCCGTTCGGCCGCGCCGAATGCCGACGACCTGCGGCTGATCCAGGGCATGGTCGACCTCGCGGTCGAGTGCGGCCTGAAGGGCGTCTCGGGCGTGATCGGCCACGACGAGGACCAGGGCGGCCGCCTGCGGGCGATCGAGTTCCCGCGCATCCGCGGCGGCAAGACCTTCGATCCGTCGACGCCGTGGTTCACCGCCTTGCTGGACGACATCGGCCAGAGCCACGGGTGA
- the argJ gene encoding bifunctional glutamate N-acetyltransferase/amino-acid acetyltransferase ArgJ, giving the protein MSHPVSPLAPKHQPALPPIPGVRLATAQAGIRYRGRTDVLLVLLDPGTRAAGVFTRSKCPSAAVDWCRETLRAGQSARALVVNSGNANAFTGLKGRESVRLTAEIAGKAADCAPAEVFIASTGVIGEPLDATKFDGVLADCAGRTGPDAERWTEAASAIMTTDTFPKLATRRVRLGGADVTINGIAKGAGMIAPDMATMLSFVFTDADLPAEVLQALLSRGVARSFNCCTVDGDTSTSDTLMLFATAKAGNAPVTSAEDPALAAFAQALDELLVELAQLVARDGEGARKFVTVEVGGATDDASAHRIAMSIANSPLVKTAVAGEDANWGRVVMAVGKAGEPADRDRLAIWFGDVRVAVEGARDPGYDEEAASAAMRGDEVRIGVDLGLGAGTARVWTCDLTKAYVEINGDYRS; this is encoded by the coding sequence ATGTCTCACCCCGTCTCGCCGCTCGCGCCCAAGCACCAGCCCGCCCTGCCGCCGATCCCCGGCGTGCGCCTCGCCACTGCGCAGGCCGGCATCCGCTATCGCGGCCGCACCGACGTGCTGCTGGTCCTGCTCGATCCGGGCACCCGGGCGGCCGGCGTCTTCACCCGCTCGAAATGCCCCTCCGCCGCCGTCGACTGGTGCCGCGAGACCCTGCGGGCGGGGCAATCGGCGCGGGCGCTGGTGGTCAATTCCGGCAACGCCAACGCCTTCACCGGCCTCAAGGGCCGCGAATCGGTGCGCCTCACCGCCGAGATCGCCGGCAAGGCCGCGGATTGCGCGCCGGCCGAGGTCTTCATCGCCTCGACCGGGGTGATCGGCGAGCCTCTCGACGCCACGAAGTTCGACGGCGTGCTCGCCGACTGCGCCGGCCGCACCGGCCCGGATGCGGAGCGGTGGACCGAAGCCGCCAGCGCCATCATGACGACCGATACCTTCCCGAAGCTCGCCACCCGCCGGGTGCGGCTCGGCGGGGCAGACGTGACGATCAACGGCATCGCCAAGGGCGCCGGCATGATCGCCCCCGACATGGCGACGATGCTCTCCTTCGTGTTCACCGATGCCGACCTGCCGGCCGAGGTGCTGCAGGCGCTGCTCAGCCGCGGCGTCGCCCGGAGCTTCAACTGCTGCACGGTCGACGGCGACACCTCGACCTCCGACACCCTGATGCTGTTTGCCACCGCCAAGGCCGGCAACGCTCCCGTCACGTCGGCCGAGGATCCGGCCCTGGCCGCGTTCGCGCAGGCGCTCGACGAGCTGCTGGTCGAGCTCGCCCAGCTGGTGGCCCGCGACGGCGAGGGCGCGCGCAAGTTCGTCACCGTCGAGGTCGGGGGCGCGACCGACGACGCCTCGGCCCACCGGATCGCGATGTCGATCGCCAACTCCCCGCTGGTGAAGACCGCGGTGGCGGGCGAGGACGCCAATTGGGGCCGGGTGGTGATGGCGGTCGGCAAGGCCGGCGAGCCCGCCGACCGCGACCGCCTGGCGATCTGGTTCGGCGACGTGCGCGTCGCCGTCGAGGGCGCCCGCGATCCCGGCTACGACGAGGAGGCGGCCTCCGCGGCGATGCGCGGCGACGAGGTCCGGATTGGGGTCGATCTCGGTCTGGGCGCCGGCACCGCCCGGGTCTGGACCTGCGATCTCACCAAGGCCTATGTCGAGATCAACGGGGATTACCGCTCGTGA
- a CDS encoding lytic transglycosylase domain-containing protein, with amino-acid sequence MTRTLLLLASLALAVPALAAPTAPAPAARAAESKEETVEQALCRLIEGAAQSKGLPVAFLTRLIWRESSFRPSAVSRAGAQGVAQFMPGTAQERGLVDPFDPEQAIPAAARFLIDLRGRFGNLGLAAAAYNGGPGRVSAWLSGTGGLPAETRAYVAAITGRSAEDWAAAAKAEPKSDLSEPEGTRCLQVTAALRIRGRTDTFFAETAAALAPWGVQLAGNFSKSIALASFGRARDRYSAILGDVRPMVIGTRLRHRGTRAFYRIRVPSETRASAEALCSRIRGVGGACIVLKT; translated from the coding sequence GTGACCCGCACGCTCCTCCTCCTCGCGTCCCTCGCCCTCGCCGTCCCGGCGCTGGCCGCCCCCACGGCGCCCGCGCCCGCCGCCCGTGCGGCCGAGAGCAAGGAGGAGACGGTCGAGCAGGCCCTGTGCCGGCTGATCGAGGGCGCCGCACAATCCAAGGGGCTGCCCGTCGCCTTCCTCACCCGGCTGATCTGGCGCGAGAGCAGCTTCCGGCCCAGCGCCGTGAGCCGCGCCGGGGCGCAGGGCGTGGCGCAGTTCATGCCCGGCACGGCGCAGGAGCGGGGCCTCGTCGATCCGTTCGACCCCGAACAGGCGATCCCGGCGGCGGCGCGGTTCCTGATCGACCTGCGCGGCCGTTTCGGCAATCTCGGCCTCGCGGCGGCGGCCTATAACGGCGGGCCCGGCCGCGTCTCGGCTTGGCTGTCGGGCACCGGCGGCCTGCCGGCGGAGACCCGCGCCTACGTCGCGGCGATCACCGGGCGCAGCGCCGAGGATTGGGCCGCCGCCGCCAAGGCGGAGCCGAAGAGCGACCTGAGCGAGCCCGAGGGCACCCGCTGCCTGCAGGTCACGGCCGCCCTGCGCATCCGCGGCCGCACCGACACCTTCTTCGCCGAGACCGCCGCGGCGCTCGCCCCCTGGGGCGTCCAGCTCGCCGGCAATTTCTCGAAGTCGATCGCGCTCGCGAGTTTCGGCCGGGCCCGCGACCGCTACAGCGCGATCCTCGGCGACGTGCGCCCGATGGTCATCGGCACGCGGCTGCGCCACCGCGGCACGCGGGCCTTCTACCGCATCCGCGTGCCCTCCGAGACCCGCGCCAGCGCCGAGGCCCTGTGCAGCCGCATCCGCGGCGTCGGCGGCGCCTGCATCGTGCTGAAAACCTGA
- a CDS encoding DUF427 domain-containing protein, with product MTDHPITITPNPHRIRVMLGGTIVAESTRAITLREGGMAPVQYIPREDAAMDLFERTEHRTHCPHKGDASYYSLTAGGVERANAVWSYEAPFPAVAAIAGHLAFYPSKVDAIEEFTE from the coding sequence ATGACGGATCATCCGATCACGATCACCCCGAACCCGCACCGCATCCGGGTGATGCTCGGCGGGACGATCGTCGCCGAGAGCACCCGGGCGATCACCTTGCGCGAGGGCGGCATGGCGCCGGTGCAGTACATCCCGCGCGAGGATGCCGCGATGGACCTCTTCGAGCGGACCGAGCACCGCACCCATTGCCCGCACAAGGGCGATGCGAGCTACTATTCGCTCACTGCCGGCGGGGTCGAGCGGGCGAATGCGGTCTGGAGCTACGAGGCGCCGTTCCCGGCGGTGGCGGCGATTGCCGGTCACCTGGCCTTCTACCCGAGCAAGGTCGACGCGATCGAGGAGTTCACAGAGTAA
- a CDS encoding SIMPL domain-containing protein yields the protein MRAAAAFLVGTLLAGPALAEDAAPGRISVIGRASREVAPDFATVEVAVESRGPSPAAALDQNSAAARKVVELAGEFGISGPDLATAAVSLRPASKTVRDPGGQVRDVPDGYQATNSVSVRVRDLKRLGALMRRLLDGGADRIGGVAFGLSEPGRTEDTVRAEAVRDAQRQAEILAEAAGTRLGRLDSIVSPPRAGAPAPMLARAYAAKGAPGGLAVPVEPGTLTVEAAVEVTYRVAP from the coding sequence GTGAGGGCCGCCGCGGCGTTCCTCGTCGGCACGCTCCTGGCGGGGCCCGCTCTCGCCGAGGACGCGGCGCCCGGCCGGATCAGCGTCATTGGCCGGGCGAGCCGCGAGGTGGCCCCGGACTTCGCTACGGTGGAGGTCGCGGTGGAGAGCCGCGGCCCGAGCCCGGCGGCGGCCCTCGACCAGAACTCGGCCGCCGCCCGCAAGGTGGTGGAGCTTGCCGGCGAGTTCGGCATCTCCGGCCCCGACCTCGCCACGGCGGCGGTGTCCTTACGCCCGGCCAGCAAGACGGTGCGCGATCCCGGCGGCCAGGTGCGGGACGTGCCCGACGGTTACCAGGCGACCAACTCCGTCTCGGTGCGGGTGCGCGACCTCAAGCGCCTCGGCGCCCTGATGCGCCGCCTGCTCGACGGCGGGGCCGACCGGATCGGCGGCGTCGCCTTCGGTCTGTCGGAGCCGGGCCGGACCGAGGACACCGTCCGGGCCGAGGCGGTGCGGGATGCGCAGCGACAGGCCGAGATCCTGGCGGAGGCGGCGGGCACCCGCCTCGGCCGTCTCGACAGCATCGTCTCGCCGCCGCGGGCCGGCGCGCCGGCTCCGATGCTGGCCCGCGCCTACGCCGCCAAGGGCGCGCCCGGCGGCCTCGCCGTCCCGGTCGAACCCGGCACCCTCACGGTCGAGGCCGCCGTCGAGGTCACGTATCGGGTTGCGCCCTGA
- a CDS encoding (deoxy)nucleoside triphosphate pyrophosphohydrolase encodes MADPLKLLLVVAVALVDPDGRVLLAQRPPGKQLAGLWEFPGGKIEPGERPEETLIRELAEELGITVKADCLAPLSFASHAYETFHLLMPLYVCRRWEGFVQSREGQALKWVRPRDLASYPMPPADLPLLPAIVDLLGP; translated from the coding sequence ATGGCAGATCCCCTCAAGCTCCTCCTCGTGGTGGCGGTGGCCCTCGTCGATCCGGACGGGCGCGTGCTCCTGGCGCAGCGCCCGCCCGGCAAGCAGCTCGCGGGGTTGTGGGAATTCCCGGGCGGCAAGATCGAGCCCGGGGAACGCCCGGAGGAGACGCTGATCCGCGAGCTGGCGGAAGAACTCGGCATCACCGTGAAGGCGGACTGCCTCGCGCCCCTGAGCTTCGCCAGCCACGCTTACGAGACCTTCCACCTCCTGATGCCGCTCTACGTCTGCCGGCGCTGGGAGGGCTTCGTGCAGTCGCGGGAGGGGCAGGCGCTCAAATGGGTGCGTCCGCGCGACCTCGCGAGCTACCCGATGCCGCCCGCGGACCTGCCGCTGCTGCCCGCGATCGTCGACCTGCTGGGGCCGTGA
- a CDS encoding 4'-phosphopantetheinyl transferase family protein, translated as MTDLSELRFAGGALAVAAPADTVAALPARRLDLPPDEAARIARFRQPRDRHERAAAHGLLRHLLGPWLGRGPEEIVLARDAGDRPFLPGMPGLDLNLSHGGGWVAVGLSLSGRIGVDVEGTARPVDWDRVAPVFLHPAELAEYRGLPAGARPRRALELWSVKEACLKATGEGLVAEPCSVRPIPDGAGWRLARAGLSLRAASRVLPDGARFAWAVEEGAEVAVVVAR; from the coding sequence GTGACGGATCTCTCTGAACTCAGGTTCGCCGGCGGCGCCCTGGCGGTGGCGGCACCGGCCGATACGGTGGCGGCCCTGCCGGCGAGGCGCCTGGATCTGCCGCCGGACGAAGCCGCGCGCATCGCCCGCTTCCGGCAGCCGCGGGACCGTCACGAGCGGGCGGCCGCGCACGGGCTGCTGCGCCACCTGCTCGGCCCCTGGCTCGGCCGTGGCCCAGAAGAAATCGTCCTCGCGCGCGATGCCGGCGACCGGCCGTTCCTGCCCGGCATGCCGGGCCTGGACCTGAATCTCAGCCATGGGGGCGGCTGGGTCGCGGTCGGGCTGTCGCTGTCGGGCCGGATCGGCGTCGACGTCGAGGGCACCGCCCGGCCGGTGGATTGGGATCGCGTCGCGCCGGTCTTCCTGCACCCGGCCGAGCTCGCCGAATACCGCGGCCTGCCGGCGGGCGCGCGGCCGCGCCGGGCCCTGGAACTCTGGTCGGTCAAGGAAGCCTGCCTGAAGGCGACCGGCGAGGGCCTGGTCGCCGAGCCCTGCTCCGTCCGGCCGATCCCCGACGGCGCGGGCTGGCGCCTGGCGCGGGCAGGGCTGTCGCTGCGGGCGGCGTCTCGGGTGCTGCCGGACGGGGCGCGGTTCGCCTGGGCGGTGGAGGAGGGGGCGGAGGTCGCGGTGGTGGTGGCACGCTGA